Below is a genomic region from Gillisia sp. Hel_I_86.
CCTTTGCTGAGTTGTCTGGAGATCCCTAATAACAAATTTTTGGGATCTTTTAGAGTTGATAATCTCATTTTTCAAAATTGTAAATTCAATGATGGTCGCCTCCAGTTTTTTAGTTTGTTCTGGAGTCAGGCCTAATTTTCCGGTCCATTCCGAAGAAATTTCAGCAGCGATTTCTTTGATCTCCTTAGAGTGTTTATTGTGGGTATATACATGTGCAAAAACAAAACCTCCGACCAAAATAGTCGAAAGACCTAGTAGTTGAATTCTATTTTTAACTTTCATATTCACCATTTTAAATAATTATATAAAATCCCATTTAGGATAATAGCTTACTTATTTTTGAGGTAGGCCTTCCTACAACTGCTTTTTCGTCATTTTCGACAATAGGCCTTTCAATTAGTTTTGGATATTTTATCAATGCCAACATAATATCCTCGCTACTTAATTCCTTATGCTTAAATTCCTTTTTCCAAATTTCTTCTTTTGCTCTCACCAATTCAAGAGGAGTCATTCCAAGCTTTTCGATCAAATTCTCCAATTCCTCTTCAGATAAGGGAATTTTTAAATATTCCCTAACATAGAAATCTTTTCCTGAACTTTGGACCAATGCCAATCCTTCTCGGGACTTACTGCATCTGGGGTTGTGATAAACTGTAATCATTATTTAAATTTAAAATACGGAATTATTATTACTTTTTCCTTTAAAAGATAGCATAATATCAATCTTCATGCCGTTGGCCCATCATCATGAGGTATGCCTTCAAAAAAGGGTCTAGCGCGCCGTCCATAACGGCATCCACATTTCCTGTTTCTTCTGCGGTTCGCACATCTTTTACCAATTTATAAGGATGCATCACATAATTTCTTATTTGAGAGCCCCATTCTATTTTCATCTTGGAATCTTCTATCTCTCTACGCTGTGCCTGTTGTTTTTGAAGTTCAATCTCATAAAGTTGACTTTTAAGCAGCTGCATCGCCTTTGTTTTGTTCTCCAATTGCGAACGGGTTTCAGAATTTTCTATCACAATCCCAGTGGGGGCGTGGCGTAACCTAACAGCAGTTTCCACCTTATTTACGTTTTGTCCACCTGCACCAGAAGAGCGCATGGTCTCCCAAGAGATCTCCGATGGATTTACATCTATTTCTATGCTATCATCTACAAGAGGGTACACATAAACCGAGGCAAAAGAAGTATGTCTTTTGGCGTTACTATCAAAAGGGGAAATACGTACCAATCTATGTACGCCATTCTCACCTTTTAACCAACCAAAAGCATATTCTCCTTCAATTTCTATTGTCACCGTTTTAATACCAGCAGATTCCCCACCTTGATAATTCAATTCTTTAAGCTTAAATCCTTTAGCTTCGGCCCAACGAAGGTACATTCTCATAAGCATCTCTGCCCAATCGCAACTTTCTGTACCACCGGCTCCGGCTGTAATCTGTAAAACTGCGCTTAAACTATCACCTTCTTCAGAAAGCATATTTTTAAACTCAAGGTCTTCAATTAATCCTAGGGCCTTTTCATGCCGATTTTCTACATCTTCTTCACTGGCTTCGTCTTCCTTGTAGAATTCGTATATGACCTCGAGATCTTCAACAAGCGTTTCCCCGACTAAATAATCGTCTACCCATTTTTTTTCAGCGTTAAGATCACGCATTAGGGCTTCGGCTTTTTTAGGATTGTCCCAAAAATCTGGGGCGTATGTCTTCTCCTCTAAATTGGAGATTTCTATTTGTTTGGCATCAACGTCAAAGATACCTCCTTAACGCTACCAGGCGATCTTTAAGATCTTTTATATGTTCTGAAGTGATCATATCTGTTTTTAATTTCAGTAAAAATAGAATTAAACACAGGTTCTTAAAACTATTTTACAATAATTTTATAGTTTTAGGCAACTTTTAATATTAGCCTATGAAGCCATTTTTAGCTATTTTCCTGTACCTCAGTATCACAAGCCCTTTTTACGGCCAAACTTCTTCAGAAAAAGAAAATCTTCAGAAATATAAGGGTTTTTTCAATTTTGAATATTCCGGGAAAGAGGATAAGATCTTTTTAGAAGTAAAAGATTTGGATACTGAATTCTTATATGTGCATTCCCTTACCACAGGAATTGGATCTAATGATGTTGGACTGGACAGAGGTCAAATTGGAAATGAAGCTGTGGTGAAATTTATAAAAGCAGGTAATAAATTGCTTTTAATTCAGCCAAATCTAAAATATAGGGCGATTACCGAAAATGTTTTAGAGAAGAAGAGTGTGGAGGAAGCATTTGCAACTTCTGTTTTATATGGTTTTGAAATCAAAGAGGAAAAAGGCAATACCTATATCATAGATTTTACTCCTTTCCTAATGGAAGATGCCCATGGCGTTGCAACGAAACTCAAACGGGGAAATCATGGAAATTTTAGTTTGAACACATCCAAAAATGTGCTGTCTCTGGAAAGAACCAAGGCATTTCCCGAAAATGTGGAATTTGAGGCTTTATTGACTTTTGATGGGGAAGCTACAAGCCAAACCCTTAAAGAAGTACTGCCCAATAATAATGCTATCACGGTTACCCAACATCATTCCTTCGTGAAGTTACCCGATGATAATTATAAAAAGCGGGCTTTCGATCCCAGAAGTGGAGCGATCTATATTTCTTATTTAGATTATTCCTCCCCGGTTTTTGAACCTATAGAAAAGCGATATATTACCAGGCACCGTTTAGAAAAGAAAGATCCTAGTAAGGATGTAAGTGAAGCGGTAGCACCTATTATATATTATTTGGATCCCGGAACTCCAGAGCCTGTGAAATCTGCTCTTTTAGATGGTGCGAATTGGTGGAATGAAGCTTATGAAGCTATTGGATATAAAGATGCCTTTCAGGTTAAGATGTTGCCAGAAGGTGCAGATCCATTAGATGTGAGATATAATGTAATACAATGGGTGCATAGGTCAACTAGGGGTTGGAGCTATGGAGCTAGCGTTATAGATCCAAGAACAGGGGAAATCATTAAAGGACATGTGAGTTTGGGGAGCTTAAGAATTCGGCAGGATTTCCTCATAGCTCAAGCATTGTTGAATAGACCATTTGTCGAAGGAGACGAAAACCCCTCTAAAATGATGGAAATGGCAATTGCCAGAATCAGGCAGTTATCTGCACACGAAGTGGGACATACCTTGGGATTTGCTCATAATTTTGCAGCGAGCACCAATGAAAATGCTTCGGTTATGGATTATCCGCATCCACAATTCAAATTGGAGAATGATGAGATTGTGGTAGCTGATGCCTACAGTACTGGAATTGGAGCATGGGATAAAATCACCGTAAAATATTCGTATGCCGATCTGCCTTCTGAAGTAAAAGAAAAGGAATTTTTAAATTCCGTATTAGCGGAAGCATCCGAGAAAGAACTTCGATTTATAACCGATAGTGATGCAAGGGCTTCTGGAGGAGCCAATGCTTTTGGGCATTTATGGGATAATGGAAGTTCTCCTGCTGAAGGCTTAAAAGATTTGTTAGAAATAAGAAAGAAAGCGATCGCTAATTTTTCTGTAGATAATATAAGAGCAGGAGAATCCTATTCCACTTTGGAAGATGTGTTTGTTCCCTTGTATTTTTTACATAGATATCAAACCGAAGCAGTTTCAAAAGTTATTGGAGGTTTGGATTATTCGTATGCGGTAAAAGGGAACGAGCCAAACCCCGTGAAGACCATTTCTGCTGAAGATCAAAAAATGGCATTTTCGGTATACCTTAAAACATTGGATGCCGAAGTTTTAGCGATCCCGAAAGATAAATTGGAATTGTTTCCGCCGAGAGCTTATGGATTTGGAAGAAGTAGGGAATCCTTTAAAAGCAATACAGGTGTTGCTTTCGATGCCTTGGGAGCAGCCGGAACTGCCAGTAATTTAAGTTTGCAATATTTGCTTCATCCAGAACGAGCTGCCAGATTGATTCAGCAAAAAGCTTTAAATCATTCACAATTAGGATTAGATGAAATGTTGGTCGAATTAACTAATAGCACCCTTAAAAAAACATTTAAAGATCCATATTTGCAGCAAGTTCAAAACACTATAAACTATAATGTTTTACAGCACCTGTTTAATTTGGCAGTGAATAAGAAATCTATTCCTCAAGTGAAAGCGGTTACCCACTCGACAATTACTTCTTTAGAATCTTGGTTAATATCCAATTCTAATAATGAGGTGTTTAGATCGCAACTTTTATTTGAAATTGAACAGTTTAAAGAACATCCAGAATTATTTAAGCCACTTATTCAGGTACCAAAAATCCCGGATGGCTCACCTATTGGAAGTTTTAATTAGAAATAATTAGGCTTTTCATCATGCTGAACTGGTTTCAGCATCCCAATAGGCAAGGAGGAGACCCTGCACCTCCCGATGCGTCCGGACTGGATGACGAGCTAATCAATTCCTGGCTGTACAAAAAGTGGATATAAATGAATAAATAAATTTTATAAAATAAATTCAGAAAAAATATATGAAAGAAATAGATCTACGTAGCGATACCGTTACCCGTCCAACAAAAGAAATGCTACAAGCTATTATCTCGGCAAAGGTGGGAGACGATGTTTATAAAGAAGATCCTTCTGTAAATGAGTTGGAAAAGAAGTTAGCCGATATGTTTGGTATGGATGAAGCTTTGTTTTTCCCAACAGGGAGTATGGCAAATCAGGCGGCAATAAAGTTGCATACCCAACCAGCCGAGCAATTAATTTGTGATAAATGGGCCCATGTGTACAATTATGAAGGAGGAGGAGTTTCATTTAACAGTGGCGTTTCCTGTAAACTCGTAGATGGAGATCGCGGGATGATCACTGCGGCACAAGTAGAAGAGAATATCAATCCGCCAGATTTTTACCATAGTCCTTTAACGAGCTTGGTTTGCTTGGAGAATACCACAAATAAAGGTGGAGGTGCATGTTACGATCTGGAAGAGATCAAAAGAATTCGAAAGGTTTGTAATTCGCACGGACTAGGTTTGCATTTGGACGGGGCTAGATTGTTTAATGCGCTGGTTGCAAAGGGAGAATCCCCCAAAGATTACGGGAAGTTGTTCGATACTATTTCGATTTGCCTTTCCAAGGGATTAGGAACCCCCATGGGTTCTGTGCTGATTGGGAATTCAGATCTTATGAAAAATGCCATTCGAGTGAGAAAAGTATTAGGTGGTGGAATGCGCCAAGTTGGGTTTATGGCAGCTGCGGGTATCTATGCATTGGATAATCATGTAGAAAGATTAGCCGAGGACAATAAGCGGGCAAAAGAAATAGGAAATACTCTAGCTGGTTTGCCATATATACTGAAGGTAGAAGCTGTAGAAACCAATATCGCGATCTTCTACTTAAAAGATGCTTTCAACGAAGAAAGCTTCATGAAACAGCTTCAGAAGGAAAATATTAGAATAAGCAATATGGGGCAAGGAAAGCTTCGGATAGTTACACATTTGGACTATACAGAAGAGCTCCATCAGAAATTCCTAAAGGTGCTGAAAAACATTCAGTTATAAATAGACCAAAAAAGCTTAACAGAAGATTATAAGCCAAGAGCACCCTAAACCCTCATATTTTATATAATTTCCCAAAAAATTAAAATTAGCCAGAAATATGAAGAATGTATTACCAAGAAAAGAAGTTCCAGAACTTCTTGTAGATACGGTAAATGGGATGACATGGAATCTTCGCGACCAGCAACCCAAGAACTTTACATTAGTTGTTTTCTATAGAGGTTTGCACTGCCCAGTGTGTAAATCTTATTTGGAAGAACTAAATTCTAAAATAGAAAGGTTTAGGGACAAAGGTGTAAACGTAATATGCATAAGTTCCAATACAGGTTCGCTTGCTGAAAAAACAGCAACAAAATGGGATATCGAAAAGCTAACTATAGGTTTCGATTTTTCTATTGAAAATGCGAGAAAATGGGATCTTTATATTTCTGAAGGTATCAACGAAAAGGAGCCAGAAAGGTTCTTTGAGCCGGGATTGTTCTTAATAAAACCAGATAATACTTTGTATGCCGCATCTATCCAGAGTATGCCGTTTGCAAGGCCAAAATTCGATGAGCTTTTAAAATCCATTACATTTATTTTGAATGAAAAGTATCCAGCTAGGGGAGAAGCTTAATAGTTGTAATGAAAAACATATGCTTATCCGTTTACACACCTAAAAATAGGTTTTGTCTCCCTAGCGGAGTCGAAGGGTTAAAAAAAGACGTCTCGACTGCGCTCGACGTGACATTTTTAGTTCCATTATGCCTTTCAGGCGTATTAGCGGATGTACAAAAAAAAACATATAAATTGAGCCAAACAAAATGCAAGTTGCTTTTGTTTTGGCTCAGTTTAATTCTACTCTAAAGGACTTCAATAGGAGTCTTTTCTTATTTAAACATATCCAATCCGGGAATATCCGGCATTCCATCTTTGGCAACTGCTGCAAGTTCAGCTTCATTAATGTCTGATGCTTTGGTAATTGCTTTGTTCAAAGTTAAAACCAAGTAGTCCTCTAATTGCTCTTTATCTTCCAACAACTCATCTGCAATAGAAATATTTCTAATTTCCCTGGTTGCCGTAATAGTTACTTTTAAAAGGCCATCGCTGGATTGCTCATCTATCAATACCGTTTTAAGGCGCTCTTTTGTAGCTTCCACTTTCTCTTGGGTTTCTTTGATTTTATTCATCATCCCCATCATATCTCCAAACATAGTTTCTTTTTTAAAATTATTAAATACAAATTTATTAATTTACAATACGATATAACACTAAAAATGAAAAGACTCTTACTTTTTTTATTAGGAAGCCTTACCTTTGTAAATTCTAATACATTAGCACAAAATCACCCTATATTGAAAACTGAAATTTATCCTCCAAAGGCTAAAAAGATTGCCAAAGAATTAAAAGCTCATAATAATGTGAGAATCGACGATTACTACTGGTTGAATGACAGAGAGAACCCGGAAGTGATTAATTATCTCGAAAAGGAAAATGAATATAATGAGCAAATGACTGCGCATACCAAGCAGTTTCAGGAGGATCTTTTTGAGGAAATGAAAGCTAGGATCAAAGAGGATGATTCATCTGTTCCTTATAAGTTGAATGGATATTGGTATTTAACACGATTTGAAAAAGGGAAGGATTACCCGATATATTCCAGAAAAAAAGAAAGTCTGGATGCTCCAGAGGAAATTTTATTCGATGTGAATAAAATGGCTGAAGGTCACGAATATTATAGTTTAGGTGGATTAAATGTGAGTCCGGATAATAAGCTGATTGCCTTTGGAGTAGATACGGTAAGTAGGAGAAAGTATACCATTCAGGTAAAAAATCTTGAAACAGGGGAAATTTTAAACGAAAAGATTAAAACCACCACCGGAGGTTCCACTTGGGCCAATGATAATAAAACCCTTTTTTATACCAAAAAAGACGAGAAAACTTTACGTTCCAATCAAATTTATAAACATGTATTGGGAACCAAATCCAAGGATGGTCAGTTGGTATTTGAAGAAGAAGATGAAACATACAATACCTATATCTACAAATCCAAGTCGAAAAAATACTTGGTAATAGGCAGTCATAGTACGTTGACCAGTGAATTCAGAATATTGGAGGCAGATACTCCAAATGGGGAATTCAGAATTGTACAACCCAGGGAAAGAGGTTTAGAATATGGATTTACGCATTTTGAAGATTCATTTTATATTTTGACCAATAAAGATGGCGCAACCAATTTTAAATTAATGAAAACGCCGGTAGATAAGACTGGCAAAGAAAATTGGGTTGAGGTAATTCCCCATAGGGAAGATTACCTACTGGAGGATATAGATATTTTCGAACACTATTTGGTGATAAGTGAGCGAAATGAAGGCTTGAATAAAATTAAAATTATCAAATGGCATTCAGATGAAAGCTATTATCTACCCTTCGATAATGAAACATATACTGCTTACACCAGTATCAATCCCGATTTCGACACGGACATCCTTAGATACACATACAATTCCTTAAACAATCCAACTTCGGTCATAGATTTCAATATGACTACCAAAGAGAAATTGGTACTTAAAGAACAAGAAGTAGTAGGAGGCAAATTCAAGAAAGAAAATTATACCACGGAGCGTGTTTGGGCCACTAGCCAAGATGGGACAAAAATCCCTATTTCTCTTGTTTACAGGAAAAATCTTAAGAAGGATGGTTCCAATCCATTATTACAATATGCCTATGGATCGTACGGTTCTACTATAGACCCTTATTTTTCCAGTGTGCGATTGAGTTTATTGGACAGGGGTTTTATTTATGCCATTGCTCATATTAGAGGGGGAGAATATTTGGGAAGAGCCTGGTACGAAGATGGGAAGTTGCTTAAAAAGATGAATACTTTCACAGATTTTATAGATGTTTCAAAATATTTAATAGACCAAAAATATACTTCCGAAAAACATCTATATGCGATGGGTGGTTCTGCCGGTGGTTTGTTGATGGGGGCTATAATGAATATTGCTCCAGAATTATACAATGGAATCATTGCTGCAGTTCCTTTTGTAGATGTGGTGACTACCATGTTGGATGACTCCATTCCGCTTACAACTGGGGAATATGACGAATGGGGAAACCCAAACAAGGAAGAGTATTATAAGTATATGTTATCTTATTCGCCATATGATAATGTTAAAAAGCATAACTATCCCAATATGCTGGTTACAACGGGATTACATGATTCCCAGGTTCAATATTGGGAGCCTGCAAAATGGGTAGCTAAATTGAGGGAATTAAAAACAGATACCAATAAATTGCTGTTTCATATAAATATGGATGCAGGGCATGGAGGTTCATCTGGAAGATTTGAAGCATTAAAAGAAGTAGCAGAGGAGTATGCCTTTTTATTAGACTTAGAAGATATTACACAGTAATTAAAAAATTCGCCTTAAATTTGGGCGTTTTTTAGGATTAAAATTGGATTAATAATTTATTCTAAATTTTTAATCCTTAAATTGGTTAAAGAATTTTATTTTATGGTAGAAAAGAAAAAGGTTTACGATAATATATTGCAATTAATAGGAGATACACCTTTGGTTCGGTTGAATTCCATTACCAAAGAATTTAACGGAGATTTTTTCGCAAAAATTGAAGCTTTTAATCCCGGGCATTCTTCCAAGGATAGAATTGCTTTATTTATTATTGAAGAGGCAGAAAGAAAAGGTATTTTAAAACCTGGAGATACTATCATTGAAACTACTTCTGGAAATACCGGATTTAGTATTGCAATGGTGAGCGTTATAAAAGGATATAAATGTATTCTTGCAGTTAGTTCTAAATCTTCTGCAGATAAAATAGATATGCTAAGAACAATGGGGGCCAAAGTTTATGTGTGTCCTGCGCACGTTCCAGCAGACGACCCACGTTCTTATTATGAGGTTGCTAAAAGATTGCATCTGGAAAATAAAGGTTCGGTATATATCAATCAATATTTTAATGAGCTTAACATAGATGCTCACTACAATTCTACAGGTCCTGAACTTTGGGAACAAACAGAGGGAAAATTAACTCATTTAATTGCATGTAGTGGAACTGGTGGTACTATTTCTGGAGCCGCACGATTTTTGAAAGAGCAAAACCCTAATATTCGAGTTATAGGAATAGATGCATTTGGATCTGTGCTGAAGAAATTTCATGAGACCGGAGCGCTCGATAAAGATGAAATATATCCTTACAGAATTGAAGGTTTGGGTAAAAATCTAATTCCATCTGCAACCGATTTCGAAATTATTGATGAGTTTATTAAGGTAACAGATGAAGATAGTGCCCATACTGCCAGAGAGCTTGCAAGAACCGAAGGATTGTTCGTTGGGTATACAAGTGGAGCAGCAATGCAGGGGATAAAACAATTGCAGGAACAAGGAGAATTTGATGAAAATAGTAAAGTAGTCGTTCTTTTTCCTGACCATGGCTCTAGGTATATGAGTAAAATTTACAATGATGACTGGATGGAGGCTCAAGGCTTTTTTGATGCTAAAAGAGAGGCAGAGTCGCAGCCGATAGAAATAATAAAATAAGGATGCGATATTTATACACTTATTAAAACAAAAAGCATCCTAATAAGAAGGATGCTTTTTGTTTTAATAGCGGGAGCAGGTGGTTAAATATTATATTGTAAAATTGAGTTGTATTTAAGTACTTTTGCAACTTGTAAATAAAAAGAATCTATGAAAGATTTATTTGATAAAATATATAAGGATAAAGGACCTTTAGGAAAATGGGCGCAACAAGCAGAAGGATATTTTGTGTTCCCCAAGCTGGAAGGACCAATTTCCAATAGAATGAAATTTCGTGGGAAAGAGGTGATCACTTGGAGTATTAATGATTATTTGGGCCTTGCCAACCATCCTGAAGTGCGAAAAGTGGATGCTGAGGCTGCTGCCGAATATGGTTCTGCATATCCAATGGGTGCCAGAATGATGAGTGGTCATACAGATATGCATGAAAAGCTTCAGAATGAACTTGCTTCCTTTGTAAATAAAGAAGCTTCTTATCTTTTGAACTTTGGGTATCAAGGAATGGTATCTACCATTGATGCATTGGTATCCAAAGCAGATGTGATTGTTTACGATGTAGATGCGCATGCTTGTATTATAGATGGGGTGAGATTGCATTTAGGTCAGCGTTTTACCTACAGGCATAACGATATGGAAAGTATCGAAAAGAATTTACAACGAGCTACTAAAATATGTGAGCAAACAGGAGGTGGAATCTTGCTTATCTCTGAAGGTGTTTTTGGAATGCGGGGAGAACAAGGTAAATTGAAAGAAATCGTTGAGCTTAAAAAGAAGTATAATTTCAGGCTTTTTGTAGATGATGCGCACGGATTTGGTACTCTTGGCGCAACCGGAGCAGGAGCAGGTGAGGAGCAGGGAGTACAAGATGATATAGATGTGTATTTTGCAACTTTCGCGAAATCTTTAGCTAGTACAGGCGCTTTTATTGCCGGAGATAAAGAGATCATGGATTATTTAAAATATAATCTACGTTCCCAAATGTTCGCAAAATCCTTACAAATGCAATTAGTTGTAGGTGCCTTAAAGCGTTTGGATATGCTTAGGACAATGCCACAACTTAAAGAAAAATTGTGGGAGAATGTAAATGCCCTACAAACGGGTCTTAAAGACAATGGTTTCGATATAGGGACTACACAAAGTTGTGTAACCCCGGTTTATTTAAAAGGTAGTATTCCAGAAGCTATGGCTTTGGTGAGAGACCTTAGGGAAAACCATGGTATTTTCTGTTCTATTGTAGTGTATCCGGTAATTCCAAAAGGATTGATCCTTTTAAGGATGATTCCAACTGCTACGCATACTATGGAAGACATAGAACTTACGTTAACTGCTTTCTCTGCGATTAGAGAACGATTGGAGAACGGAACATATAAAAGATTATCTGCTGCGGTTACAGCATCGTTAGGCGAATAGTTGTGCAAGTATTGTAAAACAAAAAATCCACCTAATTTTTAGGTGGATTTTTTGTTTTATAATCAGAGATCAGGAGATAACTACATACGTTTTTATTACTTGTTTTGAATGTTAACAATTATTAAGGTCACGGAGGTCTCGACTTCGCTCGACCAGACAACTAATTGTCTCCTCGAGCGGAGTCGAGAGGTTTTTTGTCAGGAATTATTATTAATTTTCCTCCGGAATATCTTCTATTTTATCTTTATTTTGCCTCTTTTCTGTTCGTTTTCTTCTTCTATCACCCTCATAAGAATCATCCAAGTATTCCTCTTTCTTATGTAGGTCCAATCTGTATGAAACTCCGGCAGCTAATTGCCATCTGTCTGGTGTGTTTTTAAAGTTAATCAATCCAGAAATATCAAACTGTAGATCATCTGAAACCAAATAAGCCATTCCAGTTCTTACGATATCATCTGCATAAACATCACTTATAATCCCCTGATACTCCATAAATCCTGCAAATTTTGGGGTGAAAGCATGTGTAAGGGTTACAATTCCTGTGTAGGTAGGAAATTCTTCAGTTAATTTATCTAAAATAAGGTTCATCACCAATACCCAGCTTCCCCTCCAGTTGTTTTGAGTGATTAAAGCAACTTTGGGTGTTATGGCTTTTTCCCCTTCATATAAAAAAGGATTGGTGGATTGCGAAAAATTTGCTCCTGCATAAATAGATACCGCAGGGATCAATGTTTTCCATTTAAATTTTTGGTTAGCTTTCCAGCTATAAAGATTTGGCTGGTCTGGCTTTATAGTTCTGCTAGGATCGAATATCAAGTATTTTGCACCAAAGGTGTTGGTTTTAAAATTACGGGTCTTAAATTCTACATCATTGGCACCAATTCTTATAAACTCTGTATCATCCTCAAAAGAACCAATTAAACTGATCTCGAGAGCTTCAAAGAACAATCCATAACGCAGGGAATAATCGGCTCCTAAAATATCTGTACTTGTGCGCAATAAGGTGTGGGTATCATTCCCATAATATCCGCCGGCTTCCAATTGAATTACTCCCGTACCCACAGAAAATGCTCCCTGAGAAGCTCCTGGCCTATTGGAGTTTATGGTTTCGGTATATTGAGCATTGGCTATAAAACCAGAAGTTATGAGTAAAAGAATTGTAAGTAGATTGGTTCGAAGGTATTTCATATAGGTTATTGTTAGTCTGGTCAAATATAGAAGATTTTATTATTTTTTTATGGATATGGATACCCTATTTGTCTCCTCAGAATAGTAATTTTGCATAAACTTTATACAAATGCACGAAGCATCATTCGAAAGTATTTTGAAAACCGTATTAATAATCTTGTTGATATATTTCGGTTTTAAAATTTTTATAAAATGGTTTGGACCACTGATCTTAAAATGGTTCCTGAAACGCGTTGGACAAAAGTTCCAACAACAATTTAATGGTTCAACTGCTCAAAAAAGTCAAAAGAAGGGGAAAGTTGAGATAAATTCAGACATCCCAAAAACAAGTAAATCCAATAAAAAAGTAGGGGAGTACATTGATTTCGAAGAAATTGATTAATTTTCGTTCCTATTAAATTCTATCCATGATTAGATCCTTAAAAGGTTTTCTACCACATCTTTTTGTGGTTTTTGGCTTTATCATTATTTCCCTAGCCTATTTTAGTCCTGTGCTCCAAGGAAAAGAGATTTTTCAAAGTGATATCGTTCAGTATACGGGGATGGCAAAGGAGCAAAATGACTTTAGAGCCGAAACCGGGGAAGAACCTTACTGGACAGATGCTGCTTTTGGTGGTATGCCAACCTATCAATTGGGTGCTTACTATCCTCATAATTATATTAAAAAGTTGGATTCGGCTTTACGTTTTTTACCTCGACCGGCAGATTACCTCTTTTTATATTTCATAGGTTTCTATATTCTCTTATTGGTCTTAAAACTGGATTATAAGATCGCCTTTTTAGGAGCCTTGGCCTTCGGGTTTTCAACATATTTAATAATAATTCTTGGAGTTGGTCATAATGCGAAAGCACATGCCATTGCCTATATGCCCATGGTGCTGGCCGGAATTCTATTGTGTTTCAGAAACAACTATATCGGTGGATTTCTGCTTTTATCTTTTGCCATGGCATTGGAAATTGGTGCAAATCACTTTCAGATGACCTATTACTTGTTGCTCTTGGTTTTGGTCTTGGGCTTGGTGTACCTAATTGATGCCTTCAGAAAAAAACAACTCCCACATTTTTTTAAAGCACTGGGGGTAATGGCACTTGCCGTTTTATTGGCAATTGCAACGAATGCCACAAATTTAATGGCCACTCAGGAATATACTCAGT
It encodes:
- a CDS encoding aminotransferase class I/II-fold pyridoxal phosphate-dependent enzyme, with product MKDLFDKIYKDKGPLGKWAQQAEGYFVFPKLEGPISNRMKFRGKEVITWSINDYLGLANHPEVRKVDAEAAAEYGSAYPMGARMMSGHTDMHEKLQNELASFVNKEASYLLNFGYQGMVSTIDALVSKADVIVYDVDAHACIIDGVRLHLGQRFTYRHNDMESIEKNLQRATKICEQTGGGILLISEGVFGMRGEQGKLKEIVELKKKYNFRLFVDDAHGFGTLGATGAGAGEEQGVQDDIDVYFATFAKSLASTGAFIAGDKEIMDYLKYNLRSQMFAKSLQMQLVVGALKRLDMLRTMPQLKEKLWENVNALQTGLKDNGFDIGTTQSCVTPVYLKGSIPEAMALVRDLRENHGIFCSIVVYPVIPKGLILLRMIPTATHTMEDIELTLTAFSAIRERLENGTYKRLSAAVTASLGE
- a CDS encoding transporter, translated to MKYLRTNLLTILLLITSGFIANAQYTETINSNRPGASQGAFSVGTGVIQLEAGGYYGNDTHTLLRTSTDILGADYSLRYGLFFEALEISLIGSFEDDTEFIRIGANDVEFKTRNFKTNTFGAKYLIFDPSRTIKPDQPNLYSWKANQKFKWKTLIPAVSIYAGANFSQSTNPFLYEGEKAITPKVALITQNNWRGSWVLVMNLILDKLTEEFPTYTGIVTLTHAFTPKFAGFMEYQGIISDVYADDIVRTGMAYLVSDDLQFDISGLINFKNTPDRWQLAAGVSYRLDLHKKEEYLDDSYEGDRRRKRTEKRQNKDKIEDIPEEN
- a CDS encoding S9 family peptidase, whose protein sequence is MKRLLLFLLGSLTFVNSNTLAQNHPILKTEIYPPKAKKIAKELKAHNNVRIDDYYWLNDRENPEVINYLEKENEYNEQMTAHTKQFQEDLFEEMKARIKEDDSSVPYKLNGYWYLTRFEKGKDYPIYSRKKESLDAPEEILFDVNKMAEGHEYYSLGGLNVSPDNKLIAFGVDTVSRRKYTIQVKNLETGEILNEKIKTTTGGSTWANDNKTLFYTKKDEKTLRSNQIYKHVLGTKSKDGQLVFEEEDETYNTYIYKSKSKKYLVIGSHSTLTSEFRILEADTPNGEFRIVQPRERGLEYGFTHFEDSFYILTNKDGATNFKLMKTPVDKTGKENWVEVIPHREDYLLEDIDIFEHYLVISERNEGLNKIKIIKWHSDESYYLPFDNETYTAYTSINPDFDTDILRYTYNSLNNPTSVIDFNMTTKEKLVLKEQEVVGGKFKKENYTTERVWATSQDGTKIPISLVYRKNLKKDGSNPLLQYAYGSYGSTIDPYFSSVRLSLLDRGFIYAIAHIRGGEYLGRAWYEDGKLLKKMNTFTDFIDVSKYLIDQKYTSEKHLYAMGGSAGGLLMGAIMNIAPELYNGIIAAVPFVDVVTTMLDDSIPLTTGEYDEWGNPNKEEYYKYMLSYSPYDNVKKHNYPNMLVTTGLHDSQVQYWEPAKWVAKLRELKTDTNKLLFHINMDAGHGGSSGRFEALKEVAEEYAFLLDLEDITQ
- a CDS encoding DUF4834 family protein; the protein is MHEASFESILKTVLIILLIYFGFKIFIKWFGPLILKWFLKRVGQKFQQQFNGSTAQKSQKKGKVEINSDIPKTSKSNKKVGEYIDFEEID
- a CDS encoding PLP-dependent cysteine synthase family protein codes for the protein MVEKKKVYDNILQLIGDTPLVRLNSITKEFNGDFFAKIEAFNPGHSSKDRIALFIIEEAERKGILKPGDTIIETTSGNTGFSIAMVSVIKGYKCILAVSSKSSADKIDMLRTMGAKVYVCPAHVPADDPRSYYEVAKRLHLENKGSVYINQYFNELNIDAHYNSTGPELWEQTEGKLTHLIACSGTGGTISGAARFLKEQNPNIRVIGIDAFGSVLKKFHETGALDKDEIYPYRIEGLGKNLIPSATDFEIIDEFIKVTDEDSAHTARELARTEGLFVGYTSGAAMQGIKQLQEQGEFDENSKVVVLFPDHGSRYMSKIYNDDWMEAQGFFDAKREAESQPIEIIK
- a CDS encoding YbaB/EbfC family nucleoid-associated protein, which gives rise to MFGDMMGMMNKIKETQEKVEATKERLKTVLIDEQSSDGLLKVTITATREIRNISIADELLEDKEQLEDYLVLTLNKAITKASDINEAELAAVAKDGMPDIPGLDMFK